From the Kitasatospora viridis genome, one window contains:
- a CDS encoding DUF2637 domain-containing protein, with the protein MTMSDIPLGWAIAALAVILAAAALLAYLRNKGAVAARSGDNWERSEERRRRKESLYGGASYALLFVCAGVAAALSFHGLVGFGVQNLGLNGGWEYLVPFGLDGAAMFCSVLAVREASHGDAALGSRMLVWLFAGASAWFNWVHAPRGGGHNGAPQFFAGMSLSAAVLFDRALKQTRRAALREQGLVPRPLPQIRIVRWLRAPRETFAAWSLMLLENVRSLDEAVEEVRDTKREAARSRERQRLVSRRERAELRAISRQHGGWGRARAARQLEPGSTEPAIPPPPSPPVAEPAASAAALPARRAAIDLTPDDDTLTLPRLDSLEQKLKDLEQQFG; encoded by the coding sequence ATGACAATGTCCGACATACCACTGGGCTGGGCCATCGCCGCGTTGGCCGTCATCCTGGCGGCCGCGGCACTGCTGGCCTACCTGCGCAACAAGGGGGCGGTCGCAGCCCGCTCCGGGGACAACTGGGAGCGCAGCGAGGAGCGGCGGCGCCGCAAGGAGTCGCTCTACGGCGGCGCCTCCTACGCCCTGCTGTTCGTCTGCGCCGGCGTGGCGGCCGCGCTCTCCTTCCACGGCCTGGTCGGCTTCGGCGTCCAGAACCTCGGCCTGAACGGCGGCTGGGAGTACCTGGTGCCGTTCGGCCTGGACGGCGCGGCGATGTTCTGCTCCGTGCTCGCCGTCCGCGAGGCCAGCCACGGTGACGCGGCGCTCGGCTCCCGGATGCTGGTCTGGCTCTTCGCCGGCGCCTCCGCGTGGTTCAACTGGGTGCACGCCCCGCGCGGCGGCGGCCACAACGGCGCCCCGCAGTTCTTCGCCGGCATGTCGCTGTCCGCGGCCGTGCTCTTCGACCGGGCGCTCAAGCAGACCCGCCGGGCCGCGCTGCGCGAGCAGGGCCTGGTGCCGCGCCCGCTGCCGCAGATCCGGATCGTCCGCTGGCTGCGCGCCCCGCGCGAGACCTTCGCCGCCTGGTCGCTGATGCTGCTGGAGAACGTGCGCAGCCTGGACGAGGCGGTGGAGGAGGTCCGCGACACCAAGCGCGAGGCCGCCCGCAGCCGCGAGCGCCAGCGCCTGGTCAGCCGCCGCGAGCGGGCCGAGCTGCGCGCGATCAGCCGTCAGCACGGCGGCTGGGGGCGGGCCAGGGCGGCCCGTCAGTTGGAGCCGGGCTCGACGGAGCCCGCGATACCGCCGCCACCCTCGCCACCCGTCGCTGAACCGGCCGCGAGCGCGGCCGCGCTGCCCGCCCGCCGGGCGGCCATCGACCTGACGCCGGACGACGACACCCTGACGCTGCCCCGCCTGGACTCCCTGGAGCAGAAGCTCAAGGACCTGGAGCAGCAGTTCGGTTGA
- a CDS encoding iron-sulfur protein, which produces MTVRGAITTSPHPCAAAYRAFGRVFPDLRIRLTGTRPGAGWTTAPRLLASPALRERLLAAEARRTARRHGAAPRPDVAAGFWLHRVAWPLGLFFTLPWLLDARVPLPTAEQLAHRHPARGGPAELALLPGGPLRFACLPGDPAAEHPDALVLPDRPALDLALRTAFADRLDPLFTAFGPQLRRGSRPLWGLATDELTEGLWFAAGLLGEEARAVAALSALLPGRTAPFTGGAGFRSTPTGPTRTRVSCCLFYTVSPTAPCAGCPRVRN; this is translated from the coding sequence ATGACCGTGCGCGGCGCGATCACCACCAGCCCCCACCCGTGCGCCGCCGCCTACCGCGCGTTCGGGCGCGTCTTCCCCGACCTGCGGATCCGCCTCACCGGCACGCGGCCCGGCGCCGGCTGGACCACCGCCCCCCGCCTGCTCGCCTCCCCCGCCCTGCGCGAGCGCCTGCTCGCCGCCGAGGCCCGCCGCACCGCCCGGCGGCACGGCGCCGCGCCCCGCCCGGACGTGGCCGCCGGCTTCTGGCTGCACCGGGTCGCCTGGCCGCTCGGCCTCTTCTTCACCCTGCCCTGGCTGCTCGACGCCCGGGTGCCGCTGCCCACCGCCGAGCAGCTCGCCCACCGGCACCCGGCGCGCGGCGGCCCGGCCGAGCTCGCCCTGCTCCCGGGCGGGCCGCTGCGCTTCGCCTGCCTGCCCGGCGACCCGGCCGCCGAGCACCCGGACGCCCTGGTGCTGCCCGACCGGCCCGCGCTCGACCTCGCCCTGCGCACCGCCTTCGCCGACCGGCTGGACCCGCTGTTCACCGCCTTCGGCCCCCAACTGCGGCGCGGTTCCCGCCCGTTGTGGGGCCTGGCGACCGACGAGCTGACCGAGGGGCTCTGGTTCGCGGCCGGCCTGCTCGGCGAGGAGGCGCGCGCGGTGGCCGCGCTGTCCGCGCTGCTCCCGGGCCGCACCGCGCCGTTCACCGGCGGCGCCGGCTTCCGCAGCACCCCCACCGGCCCCACCCGCACCCGGGTGAGCTGCTGCCTCTTCTACACCGTCAGCCCCACGGCCCCCTGCGCCGGCTGCCCTCGGGTCCGCAACTGA
- a CDS encoding nucleotidyltransferase family protein: MTEVEPPTVPALVLAAGGGRRLGGRPKALLPLRGRPLVEHAVRTVREGGCGPVLVVLGAERERVPAAADLTGCTVLANPDWAEGMGSSLRTGLAALPPDAPAVLVALVDTPGVTPAAVARLLAAHRAGAELAAAGYAGRRGHPVLIGARHFAEAAAGATGDAGARALLAAHRSELLLVECGDVAVPDDLDTPEDLARWQLG; this comes from the coding sequence ATGACCGAAGTCGAGCCGCCGACCGTGCCCGCCCTGGTGCTCGCCGCCGGCGGCGGCCGCCGGCTCGGCGGCCGGCCCAAGGCGCTGCTGCCGCTGCGCGGGCGCCCGCTGGTGGAGCACGCGGTGCGCACGGTGCGCGAGGGCGGCTGCGGCCCGGTGCTGGTGGTGCTCGGCGCCGAGCGCGAGCGGGTGCCGGCCGCCGCCGACCTGACCGGCTGCACGGTGCTGGCCAACCCCGACTGGGCCGAGGGCATGGGGTCCTCGCTGCGCACCGGGCTCGCCGCGCTGCCGCCGGACGCGCCCGCCGTGCTGGTCGCGCTGGTGGACACCCCGGGGGTCACCCCGGCCGCGGTCGCCCGGCTGCTGGCCGCGCACCGCGCGGGCGCCGAACTGGCCGCCGCGGGGTACGCGGGGCGGCGCGGGCACCCGGTGCTGATCGGCGCCCGGCACTTCGCCGAGGCCGCGGCCGGCGCCACGGGCGACGCGGGCGCACGCGCGCTGCTGGCGGCGCACCGCAGCGAGCTGCTGCTGGTCGAGTGCGGCGACGTGGCGGTGCCGGACGACCTGGACACCCCCGAGGACCTGGCCCGCTGGCAGCTGGGCTGA
- the moaA gene encoding GTP 3',8-cyclase MoaA: MHTVPVPLTDRFGRVHTDLRVSLTDRCNLRCTYCMPAEGLNWLPRAEVLTDDEIVRLVRIAVRRLGITSVRLTGGEPLLRRGLPELVGRLAALGPELSLTTNGIGLARTAVALREAGLRRVNVSLDTLRRDRYQELTRRDRIDDVFAGLAAARAAGLEPVKVNAVPVRGVNEDEVVDLVEFCAAHGYRMRFIESMPLDAQGAWDRSAMITADELLAVLGARWELVPLEPAPAPGGGRPPAEEFRIAGTSTVIGVIASVTRPFCGTCDRVRLTADGQLRNCLFATEESDLRALLRSGADDDAIETAWRRTIDRKGPGHEIGSAGFTRPERPMSAIGG, from the coding sequence ATGCACACCGTTCCCGTCCCGCTGACGGACCGCTTCGGCCGGGTCCACACCGATCTGCGGGTCTCCCTGACCGACCGCTGCAACCTGCGCTGCACCTACTGCATGCCCGCCGAGGGGCTGAACTGGCTCCCCAGGGCCGAGGTGCTGACGGACGACGAGATCGTCCGGCTGGTGCGGATCGCGGTGCGGCGGCTCGGGATCACCTCGGTGCGGCTGACCGGCGGCGAGCCGCTGCTGCGGCGCGGGCTGCCCGAGCTGGTGGGCCGGCTGGCCGCGCTCGGGCCGGAGCTCTCGCTGACCACCAACGGGATCGGGCTGGCCCGCACCGCGGTGGCGCTGCGCGAGGCCGGGCTGCGCCGGGTCAACGTCAGCCTGGACACGCTGCGCCGGGACCGGTACCAGGAGCTCACCCGCCGGGACCGGATCGACGACGTGTTCGCCGGCCTGGCCGCGGCCCGGGCGGCCGGGCTGGAGCCGGTCAAGGTGAACGCGGTGCCGGTGCGCGGGGTGAACGAGGACGAGGTCGTCGACCTGGTGGAGTTCTGCGCCGCGCACGGCTACCGGATGCGGTTCATCGAGTCGATGCCGCTGGACGCCCAGGGCGCCTGGGACCGGTCGGCGATGATCACCGCGGACGAGCTGCTGGCGGTGCTCGGCGCGCGCTGGGAGCTGGTGCCGCTGGAGCCGGCACCCGCGCCCGGCGGCGGGCGGCCGCCGGCCGAGGAGTTCCGGATCGCCGGGACGAGCACGGTGATCGGGGTGATCGCCTCGGTCACCCGGCCGTTCTGCGGCACCTGCGACCGGGTCCGGCTGACCGCCGACGGGCAGCTGCGCAACTGCCTGTTCGCCACCGAGGAGTCGGACCTGCGGGCGCTGCTGCGCTCCGGCGCGGACGACGACGCGATCGAGACCGCCTGGCGCCGCACCATCGACCGCAAGGGCCCCGGGCACGAGATCGGCTCGGCCGGCTTCACCCGCCCGGAGCGGCCGATGTCGGCGATCGGCGGTTGA
- a CDS encoding alpha/beta hydrolase has translation MIIARARLTRRILPVVLGATVLAGCSGSGGTGHAKSAPPTVAASASPTASPSPTATPTGADDPALKPFYGQQIAWGACTDDGSYPNVDLSKFQCATAKVPLDYTHPAGDTVDLALVRRQATGKDQRVGSLFVNPGGPGGSGIEEVLYGADSEFKGLSDHFDLIGFDPRGVGKSSPVHCLDDAGHDQWYTQDHPAQNKGKTLADGCQANSGKLLPFVGTVNVARDLDVLRGAVGDQKLDYLGFSYGTYLGTSYAEQFPDRTGHLVLDGVMDPSQTLLDSDVQQMAGFEGVFERWAADCVTHSDCPLGKDPGTAAKKAADFLDGLAANPMTAKDGRQLTASQGWTGTLSMLYGSSKSWDNLRLGLGWAMQGNKPDYMLDFADGYNGRDAKGHYSNMQDAYAAITCADYGAVMPTDAQVDQALQDDQQKSPYLTKHFTKDDLFDPDCRAWPYHPSTPPQPISAPGAAPILVVGSTGDDATPYPWAQKAAAALPGAVLLTRDGDGHTGYGKSACIKTAVDTFLVSGTMPAANTHCPTDQ, from the coding sequence GTGATCATCGCTCGCGCGCGCCTGACGCGCCGCATCCTGCCCGTCGTGCTGGGGGCCACCGTGCTGGCCGGCTGCAGCGGGTCCGGGGGGACCGGACACGCGAAGTCGGCCCCGCCGACCGTCGCGGCCAGCGCCTCGCCCACCGCCTCGCCCAGCCCCACCGCCACCCCGACCGGGGCCGACGACCCGGCGCTCAAGCCCTTCTACGGCCAGCAGATCGCCTGGGGCGCCTGCACCGACGACGGGTCCTACCCCAACGTCGACCTCAGCAAGTTCCAGTGCGCCACCGCCAAGGTGCCGCTCGACTACACGCACCCGGCCGGCGACACCGTCGACCTGGCCCTGGTGCGCCGTCAGGCCACCGGCAAGGACCAGCGGGTCGGCTCGCTCTTCGTCAACCCCGGCGGCCCCGGCGGCTCCGGCATCGAGGAGGTGCTGTACGGCGCGGACTCCGAGTTCAAGGGCCTGAGCGACCACTTCGACCTGATCGGCTTCGACCCGCGCGGCGTCGGCAAGTCCTCCCCGGTGCACTGCCTGGACGACGCCGGCCACGACCAGTGGTACACCCAGGACCACCCGGCGCAGAACAAGGGCAAGACCCTGGCCGACGGCTGCCAGGCGAACTCCGGCAAGCTGCTGCCCTTCGTCGGCACCGTCAACGTGGCCCGCGACCTGGACGTGCTGCGCGGCGCGGTCGGCGACCAGAAGCTCGACTACCTCGGCTTCTCCTACGGCACCTACCTCGGCACCAGCTACGCCGAGCAGTTCCCCGACCGCACCGGCCACCTGGTGCTGGACGGCGTGATGGACCCCTCGCAGACCCTGCTCGACTCCGACGTGCAGCAGATGGCCGGCTTCGAGGGCGTCTTCGAGCGCTGGGCCGCCGACTGCGTGACCCACTCGGACTGCCCGCTCGGCAAGGACCCGGGCACCGCCGCCAAGAAGGCCGCCGACTTCCTGGACGGCCTGGCCGCCAACCCGATGACCGCCAAGGACGGCCGGCAGCTCACCGCCTCCCAGGGCTGGACCGGCACGCTCTCCATGCTCTACGGCAGCAGCAAGTCCTGGGACAACCTGCGCCTGGGCCTGGGCTGGGCGATGCAGGGCAACAAGCCCGACTACATGCTCGACTTCGCCGACGGCTACAACGGCCGGGACGCCAAGGGCCACTACAGCAACATGCAGGACGCCTACGCGGCGATCACCTGCGCCGACTACGGGGCGGTGATGCCCACCGACGCGCAGGTCGACCAGGCGCTCCAGGACGACCAGCAGAAGTCGCCCTACCTGACCAAGCACTTCACCAAGGACGACCTGTTCGACCCGGACTGCCGCGCCTGGCCGTACCACCCGAGCACCCCGCCGCAGCCGATCAGCGCCCCCGGCGCCGCCCCGATCCTGGTGGTCGGCTCCACCGGCGACGACGCCACGCCGTACCCGTGGGCGCAGAAGGCCGCCGCCGCGCTGCCCGGCGCCGTGCTGCTCACCCGCGACGGCGACGGCCACACCGGCTACGGCAAGAGCGCCTGCATCAAGACCGCCGTCGACACCTTCCTGGTCAGCGGGACGATGCCGGCCGCGAACACGCACTGTCCGACGGACCAGTAG
- a CDS encoding MerR family transcriptional regulator: MDLTIGQVAERTGLSVHTLRFYEKEGVLAEPPRRLPGGRRVYTEHDVNWLHLCMVLRGSGMPLPEIRRYTELAREGDGNEEQRIELLRTHQERVREQLGELGRSLDLISYKVRVYEDVLDARQAATGPSDSACSRPASSR, encoded by the coding sequence ATGGATCTGACGATCGGACAGGTGGCCGAACGCACCGGGCTCAGCGTGCACACCCTGCGCTTCTACGAGAAGGAGGGCGTGCTCGCCGAACCGCCGCGGCGGCTGCCGGGCGGGCGGCGGGTCTACACCGAGCACGACGTGAACTGGCTGCACCTGTGCATGGTGCTGCGCGGGTCCGGGATGCCGCTGCCGGAGATCCGCCGCTACACGGAGCTGGCCCGCGAGGGGGACGGCAACGAGGAGCAGCGGATCGAGCTGCTCCGGACCCACCAGGAGCGGGTCCGGGAGCAGCTCGGCGAGTTGGGCCGCAGCCTCGACCTGATCAGCTACAAGGTCCGCGTGTACGAGGACGTCCTGGACGCCCGGCAGGCGGCTACTGGTCCGTCGGACAGTGCGTGTTCGCGGCCGGCATCGTCCCGCTGA
- a CDS encoding aldo/keto reductase yields the protein MRYRTLGRTGIEVSTYCLGTMMFGFIGNPDHEECGRILHTALDAGINFVDTADMYSAGESEEIVGKALKGRRDEVVLATKVHFQMGGEGPNRSGNSRRWITKAVEDSLRRLDTEWIDLYQVHRPDHTTDVEETLGVLGDLVSAGKIRAFGHSTFPAEQIVEAQWVSERRGLQRFRTEQPPYSLMARGIESAVLPVCRQYGMGVLTWSPLASGFLTGKYRQGQSIDLTQGRAKLHPGRFDPELAVNQGKLAAVEELVLLAGELGCTLPELALAFPLAHPAVTSVIIGPRTPEQLAAALKGAELVLDDAALDRIDAIVPPGTNLYHPDGVWKHPALGDPARRRRAAGDRSAA from the coding sequence ATGCGTTACCGCACTTTGGGCAGGACCGGCATCGAGGTCAGCACGTACTGCCTGGGGACGATGATGTTCGGGTTCATCGGGAACCCGGACCACGAGGAGTGCGGACGGATCCTGCACACGGCGCTGGACGCCGGGATCAACTTCGTGGACACCGCCGACATGTACTCGGCGGGGGAGTCCGAGGAGATCGTCGGGAAGGCGCTCAAGGGGCGGCGGGACGAGGTGGTGCTGGCCACCAAGGTGCACTTCCAGATGGGGGGAGAGGGGCCGAACCGGAGCGGGAACTCGCGGCGGTGGATCACCAAGGCGGTGGAGGACAGCCTGCGGCGCCTGGACACCGAGTGGATCGACCTCTACCAGGTGCACCGGCCGGACCACACCACCGATGTCGAGGAGACCTTGGGGGTGCTCGGAGACCTGGTGAGCGCCGGGAAGATCCGGGCCTTCGGGCACTCGACCTTCCCCGCCGAGCAGATCGTCGAGGCGCAGTGGGTCAGCGAGCGGCGCGGGTTGCAGCGGTTCCGCACCGAGCAGCCGCCGTACTCGCTGATGGCGCGCGGGATCGAGTCCGCGGTGCTGCCGGTCTGCCGGCAGTACGGGATGGGCGTGCTGACGTGGAGTCCGCTGGCGAGCGGGTTCCTGACGGGCAAGTACCGGCAGGGGCAGTCGATCGACCTGACGCAGGGTCGGGCCAAGCTCCACCCCGGCCGGTTCGACCCGGAACTGGCGGTGAACCAGGGCAAGTTGGCGGCGGTCGAGGAGCTGGTGCTGCTGGCCGGGGAACTGGGCTGCACGCTGCCGGAGTTGGCGCTCGCGTTCCCGCTCGCGCACCCGGCCGTCACCTCGGTGATCATCGGCCCGCGCACGCCCGAGCAGCTGGCGGCGGCGCTGAAGGGGGCGGAGCTGGTGCTGGACGACGCGGCGTTGGACCGGATCGACGCGATCGTGCCGCCCGGGACGAACCTGTACCACCCGGACGGCGTCTGGAAGCACCCGGCGTTGGGCGACCCGGCCCGTCGGCGGCGGGCGGCGGGAGACAGGTCGGCCGCCTGA
- a CDS encoding ArnT family glycosyltransferase encodes MTTTSSAPESSVPWPEAQDYPPPTGAARPVDPLFPQTAPPVAAGGGIRDWPRRVWRGRSDDPVWVRPAFLGLLLATAVLYSWNLTASGWANSFYSAAVQAGTQSWKAFFYGSSDSANFITVDKPPMSLWPMELSARVFGLSSFSVLMPEVLMGVATVGVLYAAVRRRFGPLGGLLAGAVLALTPVAALMFRFNNPDALLALLMTVAAYAVLRAAETAGTRWVLLAGVAFGFGFLTKTLQAFLILPALALVYLVVAPTGFWRRVRQLLLAGLALVASAGWWVAVVQLVPKADRPYVGGSQDDSFLSLTFGYNGFGRLTGNETGSVGGGGGGGGARTGGLPGGALPGGGGGRGGGGGMWGSTGLTRMFGTDVGGQIAWLLPAALLLLLVGLWATRRAARTDSARTAFLVWGGWLLSTALTFSYMSGIFHQYYTVALAPAIAALVGMGADGLWRARRRLPYAAVLAVVLGSTAVWSFVLLGRGSGFVPWLRWAVLIGGLAAAAALLLAGRLTARLAAVVGVVGLAAALGGPTAYAVDTVGTAHTGSIPTAGPAGGGFPGGFGGGKGRGAGGGLRGGAKGTGRGGFRFPGGGQGGGQFPGRGQFPGSGTGGGQGGFPGFGGGQGGERAGRGGFPGGAAGGAGGMGGGAGGMGGLIDGAKVSPAAADLLKTGASHYTWAAATVGSQNAASYQLATRVPIMSLGGFNGSDPSLSLAGFQQLVQQGKVHYFIGGGGFGASMGGSSDSSAIASWVSSHFKAQTVGGATVYDLTQPTS; translated from the coding sequence CCACCGCCGTCCTCTACTCCTGGAACCTCACCGCCTCCGGCTGGGCCAACTCCTTCTACTCCGCCGCCGTGCAGGCCGGCACCCAGAGCTGGAAGGCGTTCTTCTACGGCTCCTCCGACTCGGCCAACTTCATCACGGTCGACAAGCCGCCGATGTCGCTGTGGCCGATGGAGCTGTCCGCCCGGGTCTTCGGCCTGAGCTCGTTCAGCGTGCTGATGCCCGAGGTGCTGATGGGCGTGGCCACGGTCGGCGTGCTGTACGCCGCCGTGCGCCGCCGCTTCGGCCCGCTCGGCGGCCTGCTGGCCGGCGCGGTGCTCGCGCTCACCCCGGTGGCCGCGCTGATGTTCCGGTTCAACAACCCGGACGCGCTGCTCGCGCTGCTGATGACCGTCGCCGCCTATGCGGTGCTGCGGGCGGCCGAGACCGCGGGCACCAGGTGGGTGCTGCTGGCGGGCGTGGCGTTCGGCTTCGGCTTCCTGACCAAGACGCTGCAGGCCTTCCTGATCCTGCCGGCGCTCGCCCTGGTCTACCTGGTGGTCGCGCCCACCGGCTTCTGGCGCCGGGTGCGCCAACTGCTGCTGGCCGGGCTGGCGCTGGTGGCCTCGGCGGGCTGGTGGGTGGCCGTGGTGCAGCTGGTGCCCAAGGCCGACCGCCCGTACGTGGGCGGCTCGCAGGACGACAGCTTCCTCTCCCTCACCTTCGGCTACAACGGCTTCGGCCGGCTCACCGGCAACGAGACCGGCAGCGTCGGCGGCGGTGGTGGTGGCGGCGGCGCCCGGACCGGCGGGCTGCCCGGCGGTGCTCTGCCCGGCGGCGGGGGCGGCCGGGGCGGCGGCGGGGGCATGTGGGGCAGCACCGGGCTGACCCGGATGTTCGGCACCGACGTGGGCGGGCAGATCGCCTGGCTGCTGCCGGCCGCGCTGCTCCTGCTGCTGGTCGGCCTGTGGGCCACCCGGCGGGCCGCGCGCACCGACTCGGCCCGCACCGCGTTCCTGGTCTGGGGCGGCTGGCTGCTCAGCACCGCCCTGACGTTCAGTTACATGTCCGGCATCTTCCACCAGTACTACACGGTGGCGCTGGCCCCGGCGATCGCCGCCCTGGTCGGCATGGGTGCGGACGGGCTCTGGCGGGCCCGGCGCCGGCTGCCGTACGCGGCGGTGCTGGCCGTGGTGCTGGGCAGCACGGCGGTCTGGTCCTTCGTGCTGCTGGGGCGCGGCTCCGGCTTCGTGCCCTGGCTGCGCTGGGCGGTGCTGATCGGCGGGCTGGCCGCGGCGGCGGCGCTGCTGCTGGCCGGGCGGCTCACGGCGCGCCTGGCGGCCGTGGTGGGCGTGGTCGGCCTGGCCGCCGCGCTCGGTGGGCCGACGGCCTACGCGGTGGACACCGTCGGCACCGCGCACACCGGGTCGATCCCGACGGCCGGCCCGGCGGGCGGCGGCTTCCCGGGCGGCTTCGGCGGCGGCAAGGGGCGTGGCGCGGGCGGCGGGCTTCGCGGCGGCGCCAAGGGCACGGGCCGGGGCGGCTTCCGCTTCCCCGGCGGGGGCCAGGGCGGCGGCCAGTTCCCCGGGCGCGGCCAGTTCCCGGGCAGCGGCACCGGCGGCGGCCAGGGCGGCTTCCCCGGCTTCGGCGGCGGCCAGGGCGGCGAGCGCGCCGGCCGGGGCGGCTTCCCCGGCGGCGCGGCCGGCGGAGCCGGCGGCATGGGCGGCGGAGCCGGCGGCATGGGCGGCCTGATCGACGGCGCCAAGGTCAGCCCGGCCGCCGCCGACCTGCTGAAGACCGGCGCCTCCCACTACACCTGGGCCGCCGCGACCGTCGGCTCCCAGAACGCGGCCAGCTACCAGCTCGCCACCCGGGTCCCGATCATGTCGCTCGGCGGCTTCAACGGCTCCGACCCGTCCCTCTCGCTCGCCGGCTTCCAGCAGCTCGTCCAGCAGGGCAAGGTCCACTACTTCATCGGTGGCGGCGGCTTCGGCGCGAGCATGGGCGGCTCCTCGGACAGCTCCGCGATCGCCTCCTGGGTGAGCTCGCACTTCAAGGCGCAGACCGTTGGCGGCGCGACGGTCTACGACCTGACCCAGCCCACCTCCTGA